A single region of the Mustela lutreola isolate mMusLut2 chromosome 2, mMusLut2.pri, whole genome shotgun sequence genome encodes:
- the ONECUT3 gene encoding one cut domain family member 3 gives MELSLESLGGLHGVAHAQAGELLSPGHARSAAAQHRGLVAPGRPGLVAGMASLLDGGGGGGGAGGAGATGGASGGADFRGELAGPLHPAMGMACEAPGLGGTYTTLTPLQHLPPLAAVADKFHQHAAAAAVAGAHGGHPHAHPHPAAAPPPPPPPQRLAASVSGSFTLMRDERAALASVGHLYGPYGKELPAMGSPLSPLPNALPPALHGAPQPPPPPPPPLAAYGAPGHLAGDKLLPPAAFEPHAALLGRAEDALARGLPGGGGGGGGGGAGGGGTAGLLAPLGGLAAAGAHGSHAGGGGPGAGGGGPGAGAAAEEINTKEVAQRITAELKRYSIPQAIFAQRILCRSQGTLSDLLRNPKPWSKLKSGRETFRRMWKWLQEPEFQRMSALRLAACKRKEQEQRQERALQPKKQRLVFTDLQRRTLVAIFKENKRPSKEMQLTISQQLGLELNTVSNFFMNARRRCVNRWAEEPGAAPAGPAAAATFSKA, from the exons ATGGAGCTGAGCCTGGAGAGCCTGGGGGGCCTGCACGGCGTGGCCCACGCGCAGGCGGGCGAGCTGCTGAGCCCGGGCCACGCGCGCTCGGCGGCGGCGCAGCACCGCGGCCTGGTGGCGCCCGGGCGCCCGGGCCTGGTGGCGGGCATGGCGAGCCTCCtggacggcggcggcggcggcgggggcgccgGGGGCGCGGGCGCCACGGGCGGCGCGAGCGGCGGCGCTGACTTCCGCGGGGAGCTGGCGGGTCCGCTCCACCCGGCCATGGGCATGGCCTGCGAGGCGCCCGGCCTGGGCGGCACCTACACGACGCTCACGCCCCTGCAGCACCTGCCGCCTCTCGCGGCCGTGGCTGACAAGTTCCACCAGCATGCGGCGGCCGCGGCGGTGGCCGGGGCGCACGGCGGCCACCCCCACGCCCACCCGCACCCGGCGGCTGCgcctcccccgccgcccccgccgcagCGCCTGGCGGCCAGCGTGAGCGGCAGCTTCACCCTCATGCGCGACGAGCGCGCGGCGCTCGCCTCCGTGGGCCACCTCTACGGGCCCTATGGCAAGGAGCTGCCCGCCATGGGGTCCCCGCTGTCGCCTCTGCCCAACGCGCTGCCGCCCGCCCTGCACGGCGCCCCgcagcccccgccgccgccgccgccgccgctggccGCCTACGGCGCGCCGGGCCACCTGGCCGGGGACAAGCTGCTGCCGCCCGCCGCCTTCGAACCGCACGCCGCGCTGCTGGGGCGCGCCGAGGACGCGCTGGCTCGCGGGCTGcccggaggcggcggcggcggcggcggcgggggcgcgggcggcgggggcACCGCGGGGCTGCTGGCGCCGCTGGGCGGGCTGGCGGCCGCCGGGGCGCACGGGTCCCacgcgggcggcggcggcccggGCGCGGGAGGCGGCGGCCCCGGGGCGGGCGCCGCGGCGGAGGAGATCAACACCAAGGAGGTGGCGCAGCGCATCACTGCCGAGCTGAAGCGCTACAGTATCCCGCAGGCCATCTTCGCGCAGCGCATCCTGTGCCGCTCCCAGGGCACGCTCTCCGACCTCCTGCGCAACCCCAAGCCCTGGAGCAAGCTCAAGTCTGGCCGGGAGACCTTCCGCAGGATGTGGAAGTGGCTGCAGGAGCCCGAGTTCCAGCGCATGTCGGCGCTGCGCCTCGCAG CGTGCAAGCGCAAGGAGCAGGAGCAGCGGCAGGAGCGCGCGCTGCAGCCCAAGAAGCAGCGCCTGGTGTTCACCGACCTGCAGCGCCGCACGCTCGTCGCCATTTTCAAGGAGAACAAGCGGCCGTCCAAGGAGATGCAGCTCACCATCTCGCAGCAGCTCGGCCTGGAGCTCAACACCGTCAGCAACTTCTTCATGAACGCGCGGCGCCGCTGCGTGAACCGCTGGGCCGAGGAGCCGGGCGCCGCCCCCgcgggccccgccgccgccgccaccttCTCCAAGGCCTGA